The Vidua chalybeata isolate OUT-0048 chromosome 6, bVidCha1 merged haplotype, whole genome shotgun sequence genome has a segment encoding these proteins:
- the KLHDC2 gene encoding kelch domain-containing protein 2, whose amino-acid sequence MADENEELPADEELPAPAEEGFEQLENDSPAERSGHVAVTDGRCMYVWGGYKNAQVRGFYDFYLPRDEIWIYNMETGRWKKSKTEGDVPPSMSGSCAVCVDRVVYLFGGHHAQGNTNKFYMLNARSTDKVLQWVRVECQGVPPSSKDKLGVWVHKNRLIFFGGYGYFPEGKQRGTFEFDETSFWNSGLPRGWNDHVHILDLETFTWSQPITTGKTPSPRAAHACATVGNRGYVFGGRYRESRMNDFYYLNLDTWEWNEILTQGICPVGRSWHSLTPISSDHLFLFGGFTTDKQPLSDAWIYCISKNEWVQFEHNYSEKPRLWHTACASEEGEVIIFGGCANNLLAHSKAAHSNEILVFSLQPRSLVRLCLEAVICFKEMLASSWHCLPKHLLHSVNQRFGSNNTSGS is encoded by the exons ATGGCCGATGAGAACGAGGAGCTGCCGGCGGACGAGGAGCTGCCGGCGCCGGCCGAGGAGGGCTTTGAGCAGCTGGAGAACGACAGCCCCGCGGAGCGCAGCGGGCACGTGGCCGTCACCGACGGGCGCTGCATGTACGTCTGGGGAGGATACAAG AACGCCCAGGTGCGGGGGTTTTATGACTTCTACCTGCCTAGGGATGAAATATGGATCTACAACATGGAAACTGGAAGATG GAAGAAGAGCAAGACTGAGGGAGATGTTCCCCCCTCCATGtctggcagctgtgctgtgtgtgtggaCAGAGTGGTTTATCTCTTCGGGGGGCACCACGCCCAGGGCAACACCAACAAG TTCTACATGTTGAATGCCAGATCCACGGACAAAGTGCTGCAGTGGGTGAGAGTGGAGTGCCAGGGGGTGCCCCCCTCGTCCAAGGACAAGCTGGGGGTGTGGGTGCACAAGAACAG GCTGATATTTTTTGGAGGCTATGGCTATTTTCCTGAAGGGAAACAACGTGGAACATTTGAATTTGATGAAACTTCTTTTTGG aaTTCAGGTCTTCCTAGAGGGTGGAATGACCACGTGCACATTCTGGACCTTGAAACTTTCACTTGGAGCCAGCCCATAACTACG gggAAGACCCCGTCCCCTCGAGCCGCTCACGCCTGTGCCACCGTTGGGAACAGGGGCTACGTGTTTGGAGGCAGATACAGG GAGTCCAGAATGAACGACTTCTACTACCTGAACCTGGACACCTGGGAGTGGAACGAAAT ACTCACCCAAGGCATCTGCCCCGTCGGCCGATCGTGGCATTCCTTAACGCCGATTTCCTCGGATCACCTCTTCCTCTTTGGAGGCTTCACCACGGACAAGCAGCCCCTGA gTGATGCCTGGATTTATTGTATCAGCAAGAACGAGTGGGTACAGTTTGAGCATAACTACTCTGAAAAACCAAG GCTGTGGCACACGGCCTGTGCCAGCGAGGAGGGCGAGGTGATCATCTTTGGGGGCTGTGCCAACAACCTTCTGGCCCATTCCAAAGCT GCTCACAGTAACGAAATCCTGGTGTTCTCCCTCCAGCCGAGATCTCTCGTAAG GCTGTGCCTCGAGGCCGTGATTTGCTTCAAGGAGATGCTGGCCAGCTCGTGGCACTGCCTGCCCAAGCACCTGCTGCACAGCGTGAACCAGCGCTTCGGCAGCAACAACACCTCGGGCTCCTGA